A region of Haloplanus sp. XH21 DNA encodes the following proteins:
- a CDS encoding DUF2391 family protein has protein sequence MSDAEGQSDIGADDDTAADADMGDLFDELEELEDIVDTPAEREQVRETMRAAMVASKATSPFGRVIRGYDRGDLAEALLGALLFGIPMAVEGGTQEVAVFLAAHTGALAGTFLFSVGLVVGIIYVADIQDVRVHQPLFGLIPRRLVGVVGVSLLTATLLLTGWGRVDWSAPYLAVANVVVAFVPMSIGAALGDLLPGS, from the coding sequence ATGAGCGACGCCGAGGGGCAGTCCGACATCGGCGCCGACGATGACACCGCCGCGGACGCCGACATGGGCGATCTCTTCGACGAACTCGAAGAACTGGAGGACATCGTCGACACGCCAGCCGAACGGGAGCAGGTGCGCGAGACGATGCGAGCCGCGATGGTGGCCTCGAAGGCGACGAGCCCGTTCGGGCGGGTCATCAGAGGGTACGACCGGGGCGACCTCGCGGAGGCACTTCTCGGGGCACTCCTCTTTGGCATCCCGATGGCCGTCGAGGGCGGCACCCAGGAGGTGGCCGTGTTTCTCGCCGCCCATACCGGCGCGCTCGCGGGAACGTTCCTGTTCTCCGTGGGTCTCGTCGTCGGCATCATCTACGTCGCCGACATCCAGGACGTGCGCGTTCACCAGCCGCTGTTCGGCCTGATACCGCGGCGCCTCGTCGGCGTGGTCGGCGTCTCCCTGCTCACCGCCACCCTCCTGTTGACGGGATGGGGGCGAGTCGACTGGAGCGCGCCGTATCTCGCCGTCGCAAACGTCGTCGTTGCCTTCGTCCCCATGAGCATCGGCGCGGCACTCGGCGACCTCCTGCCAGGGTCGTAA
- the rnz gene encoding ribonuclease Z, whose product MRVTFLGTSGAVPTTQRAPSAVHVNREGDRFLFDCGEGTQRQMMRFGTGFGVSHIFVTHLHGDHILGIPGLVQSLDFNDRTEPLAIHAPPRSREHLSELVHAGGYQPGYPVRIHEVSPGSVAYEAESFEVRTVETEHRTRSMGYALVEDDRPGRFDRERAEELGVPVGPKFSRLHEGEPVELDDGRVIQPEQVVGEPRPGRRLVYTGDTRPVEAVVEAATDADLLIHDATFAEDASQRAKQTGHATAREAGEIATRAGAKRLALTHLSSRYAGEWDRLEREAAAVFDGDSFVASDGQTVEVPYPDVG is encoded by the coding sequence ATGCGTGTGACGTTTCTCGGCACCAGTGGGGCCGTCCCGACGACCCAGCGAGCGCCGAGCGCCGTCCACGTCAACCGCGAGGGCGACCGCTTCCTGTTCGACTGCGGCGAGGGCACCCAGCGCCAGATGATGCGCTTCGGGACCGGCTTCGGCGTCTCCCACATCTTCGTCACGCATCTCCACGGCGACCACATCCTCGGCATCCCTGGCCTCGTGCAGTCGCTCGATTTCAACGACCGCACGGAGCCGCTGGCGATACACGCCCCCCCGCGATCGCGCGAACACCTCTCCGAACTGGTCCACGCCGGCGGCTACCAGCCCGGCTACCCCGTCCGCATCCACGAGGTGTCGCCGGGGTCGGTGGCCTACGAGGCCGAGTCCTTCGAGGTCCGGACCGTCGAAACCGAACACCGCACCCGCTCGATGGGGTACGCGTTGGTCGAGGATGACCGCCCCGGGCGATTCGACCGGGAACGCGCCGAGGAGCTCGGCGTGCCCGTCGGGCCGAAGTTCAGCCGGCTCCACGAGGGCGAACCGGTCGAACTCGACGACGGGCGCGTCATCCAGCCGGAGCAGGTGGTCGGCGAGCCGCGTCCCGGTCGACGGCTGGTCTACACGGGCGATACCCGGCCGGTCGAGGCCGTCGTCGAGGCGGCGACCGACGCCGACCTCCTGATCCACGACGCGACGTTCGCCGAGGACGCGAGCCAGCGGGCCAAACAGACGGGGCACGCCACCGCTCGCGAAGCGGGCGAAATCGCGACCCGCGCCGGCGCCAAACGCCTCGCCCTGACCCACCTCTCCTCCCGATACGCCGGCGAGTGGGACCGCCTCGAACGCGAGGCGGCAGCCGTCTTCGACGGCGACTCGTTCGTCGCGAGCGACGGCCAGACCGTCGAGGTACCGTATCCGGACGTCGGCTAG
- the rio1 gene encoding serine/threonine-protein kinase Rio1 produces the protein MSDREEFGLLAPEEGAGEDFGDEWEEIDVSDTEADRIARRRDREFAEFRKRLKDADQFKVEQSVFDDATFAAIYKLVQDGYIEAFGGPISTGKEANVYEALGADDRDVAVKIYRINASNFQHMREYLEGDPRFEGIGSDKKKVVLAWTKKEFANLRRAQAAGVRVPEPIAVQRNTLVMELVGLVEDRARRLAEVDVENPETAFEVVREYMRRLYRAGLVHGDLSEYNCIIHDGELVIIDLGQAVTVHHPNADDFLDRDCRNVAAFFTRQGTDVDPDDLRAFVTADESQSENA, from the coding sequence ATGAGTGATCGCGAGGAGTTTGGCCTGCTCGCCCCCGAGGAGGGGGCGGGCGAGGACTTCGGCGACGAGTGGGAGGAGATCGATGTCTCCGATACGGAAGCCGACCGTATCGCCCGCCGTCGCGACCGGGAGTTTGCGGAGTTTCGCAAACGCCTGAAAGACGCCGACCAGTTCAAAGTCGAGCAGTCGGTGTTCGACGACGCCACCTTCGCCGCCATCTACAAACTCGTCCAGGACGGCTACATCGAGGCGTTCGGCGGCCCCATCTCGACGGGGAAGGAGGCGAACGTCTACGAGGCGCTCGGCGCCGACGATCGGGACGTGGCGGTGAAGATCTACCGCATCAACGCCTCGAACTTCCAGCACATGCGGGAGTATCTCGAGGGCGACCCGCGGTTCGAGGGCATCGGCTCGGACAAGAAGAAGGTGGTCCTGGCGTGGACGAAAAAGGAGTTCGCCAACCTGCGGCGGGCGCAGGCCGCGGGCGTCAGAGTTCCCGAACCCATCGCCGTCCAGCGGAACACGCTCGTGATGGAACTCGTGGGACTGGTGGAGGACCGCGCCCGCCGATTGGCGGAGGTCGATGTCGAGAACCCGGAGACGGCCTTCGAGGTGGTCCGTGAGTACATGCGCCGCCTCTACCGGGCCGGTCTCGTCCACGGCGACCTCTCGGAGTACAACTGCATCATCCACGACGGGGAACTGGTCATCATCGACCTCGGCCAAGCGGTGACGGTCCATCACCCCAACGCCGACGACTTTCTGGATCGGGACTGTCGAAACGTGGCCGCCTTCTTCACCCGGCAAGGTACCGACGTCGACCCCGATGATCTGCGGGCGTTCGTGACGGCCGACGAGTCCCAAAGCGAGAACGCGTGA
- a CDS encoding tyrosine--tRNA ligase translates to MDVYERITRNAPEVVTEAEGRALAEDPEGKRAYVGYEPSGVLHIGHMLTATKLMDLQDAGFEVTVLLADVHAYLNDKGTFEEIRETAERMKAQFLAYGLDEAQTEFVYGSAFQFDREYVLDLHALELETTLSRAERAMSEIKSGDSVTVSQAVYPLMQALDIVYLDVDLAVGGMEQRKVHMLARDTLPKIGEDAPTCLHTPLIADLDTGVGKMSSSSGTSISMEDSTADIERKVNDAFCPPTRDPAPDDDGNERENPVLQIFEYHVFPRYETVVVERPEQYGGNLEYGDYESLAADLESGELHPADAKGALASYLDDLIAPGREKLRESADA, encoded by the coding sequence ATGGACGTCTACGAGCGGATCACCCGGAACGCTCCCGAGGTGGTCACCGAGGCGGAGGGACGGGCGCTGGCCGAGGACCCCGAGGGTAAGCGGGCGTACGTCGGCTACGAACCGTCCGGTGTGCTCCACATCGGTCACATGCTCACCGCGACGAAACTCATGGACCTCCAGGACGCCGGCTTCGAGGTGACGGTCCTGCTCGCGGACGTTCACGCCTATCTCAACGACAAGGGGACCTTCGAGGAGATCCGAGAGACCGCCGAGCGGATGAAAGCGCAGTTCCTCGCGTACGGTCTCGACGAAGCACAGACGGAGTTCGTCTACGGCTCCGCGTTCCAGTTCGACCGCGAGTACGTCCTCGACCTGCACGCGCTGGAACTGGAGACGACGCTCTCGCGGGCCGAGCGGGCGATGTCCGAGATCAAGAGCGGCGATTCGGTGACGGTTTCGCAGGCGGTCTACCCCCTGATGCAGGCGCTCGACATCGTCTATCTCGATGTCGACCTCGCGGTCGGCGGGATGGAACAGCGGAAGGTCCACATGCTCGCCCGAGACACCCTGCCGAAGATCGGTGAGGACGCGCCCACCTGTCTGCACACGCCGCTGATCGCCGACCTCGACACCGGCGTCGGAAAGATGTCGTCGAGTTCTGGCACCTCCATCTCGATGGAGGATTCGACGGCCGACATCGAGCGCAAGGTCAACGACGCCTTCTGCCCGCCGACGCGGGACCCCGCCCCCGACGACGACGGGAACGAGCGCGAGAATCCGGTGCTCCAGATCTTCGAATATCACGTCTTCCCGCGCTACGAGACGGTGGTCGTCGAGCGCCCCGAGCAGTACGGCGGCAATCTCGAGTACGGCGACTACGAGTCGCTGGCGGCGGATCTGGAGTCGGGCGAACTCCATCCCGCGGACGCCAAGGGCGCGCTCGCGTCGTATCTGGACGACCTCATCGCGCCGGGCCGCGAAAAGCTCCGCGAGAGCGCGGACGCGTAG
- a CDS encoding TATA-box-binding protein, producing the protein MTDPKETINIENVVASTGIGQELDLQSVAMDLEGADYDPEQFPGLVYRTQDPKSAALIFRSGKIVCTGAKSTDDVHESLHIVFDKLRDLRINVDEDPDITVQNIVTSADLGRNLNLNAIAIGLGLENIEYEPEQFPGLVYRLDEPDVVALLFGSGKLVITGGKQPEDAAEAVDVIVTRLEELGLLE; encoded by the coding sequence ATGACCGACCCCAAGGAGACCATAAATATCGAGAACGTGGTTGCGTCGACCGGCATCGGACAGGAACTCGACCTCCAGAGCGTCGCGATGGACCTCGAAGGGGCGGATTACGACCCCGAGCAGTTTCCCGGGCTGGTGTATCGGACGCAGGATCCCAAATCGGCAGCCCTCATCTTTCGATCGGGGAAGATCGTCTGTACCGGCGCGAAGTCGACCGACGATGTCCACGAGAGCCTCCACATCGTCTTCGATAAACTCCGTGACCTCCGCATCAATGTGGACGAAGACCCCGACATCACGGTCCAGAACATCGTCACGAGCGCGGACCTCGGCCGCAATCTCAATCTGAACGCCATCGCCATCGGCCTCGGCCTCGAAAACATCGAGTACGAACCCGAGCAGTTCCCCGGTCTAGTCTACCGACTCGACGAACCGGACGTGGTCGCGCTGCTCTTTGGCTCCGGCAAACTCGTCATCACGGGCGGGAAACAGCCGGAAGACGCCGCGGAAGCCGTCGACGTCATCGTCACTCGTCTCGAAGAACTCGGTCTCCTGGAATAA
- a CDS encoding DUF7473 family protein translates to MALLQTAATPLAVAGTAALLALFLSLSAHLAARNVLGDVPIRNAFLIGPLPAAIAVAAGALDLPSLPAVAVAVVVDALLLRSVYALDRRLTAAVTAIHAVVSVILGSVLFSLYVLVQSAPG, encoded by the coding sequence ATGGCCCTCCTTCAGACCGCGGCGACGCCACTCGCCGTCGCCGGCACCGCGGCGCTACTGGCGCTGTTCCTGTCGCTGAGCGCGCATCTCGCCGCGCGGAACGTCCTCGGCGACGTACCGATCAGAAACGCCTTTCTGATCGGGCCGCTCCCGGCCGCCATCGCCGTCGCTGCCGGCGCGCTCGACCTGCCCTCGCTCCCCGCCGTCGCCGTGGCCGTCGTGGTCGATGCCCTGTTGCTCCGCTCCGTATACGCGCTGGATCGGCGTCTGACCGCCGCCGTCACCGCGATTCACGCCGTCGTGAGCGTCATCCTCGGGAGCGTCCTCTTCAGCCTCTATGTCCTCGTCCAGTCGGCGCCGGGGTGA
- a CDS encoding mandelate racemase/muconate lactonizing enzyme family protein: protein MSYRQLSDPNASYTMRDLSAETMGLSDSRGDRDIEITDVQSTIVEGNYPWALVRVYTNAGVVGTGEAYWGGALPELIDRLTPFLLGENPLDIDRLYEHLIQKLSGEGSIAGKDVAAISGVELALHDVAGKVLDVPAYQLLGGKYRDEVRLYCDCHTEAEADPAACADEAERVVDDLGYDALKFDLDVPSGHERDRANRHLNRAEIEHKAEIVERVTERVGDRAEVAFDCHWSYTAGSAKRLARALEPYDIWWLEDPVPPENHDVQREITQGTTVPIATGENVYRTFGQRRLLEESAVDIVAPDVPRVGGMRETRKIATLADLYYVPVAMHNVSSPIGTAASAHVATAIPNALAVEFHSYELDWWADLIEEEPIDDGYVPIPESPGLGVTLDLDVVAEHLAEGQTLFDED, encoded by the coding sequence ATGAGCTATCGGCAGCTATCCGACCCGAACGCGTCGTACACGATGCGGGACCTCTCCGCGGAGACGATGGGGCTCTCGGACTCACGTGGCGACCGCGATATCGAGATTACGGACGTCCAGTCGACCATCGTCGAGGGGAACTACCCGTGGGCACTCGTTCGCGTGTACACGAACGCTGGCGTCGTCGGCACCGGCGAAGCGTACTGGGGCGGCGCGCTGCCGGAACTCATCGACCGCCTGACGCCCTTTCTCCTCGGGGAGAACCCGCTCGACATCGACCGCCTCTACGAGCATCTGATCCAGAAACTGTCGGGTGAAGGTTCCATCGCGGGCAAGGATGTCGCCGCCATCTCGGGGGTCGAACTCGCCCTGCACGACGTCGCCGGGAAGGTGCTCGACGTTCCCGCGTACCAACTGCTCGGCGGCAAGTACCGCGACGAGGTTCGCCTCTACTGTGACTGCCACACGGAGGCCGAGGCCGACCCCGCGGCCTGTGCCGACGAAGCCGAACGCGTCGTCGACGACCTGGGGTACGACGCGCTCAAGTTCGACCTCGACGTTCCCTCCGGCCACGAACGCGATCGCGCCAACCGCCACCTGAACCGCGCCGAAATCGAACACAAAGCCGAAATCGTCGAGCGAGTCACGGAACGGGTCGGCGACCGGGCCGAGGTCGCGTTCGACTGCCACTGGTCGTACACCGCCGGGAGCGCGAAACGCCTGGCACGCGCCCTCGAACCCTACGACATCTGGTGGCTCGAAGATCCGGTTCCGCCCGAAAACCACGATGTCCAGCGAGAGATCACCCAGGGCACGACGGTTCCCATCGCCACCGGCGAGAACGTCTATCGGACCTTCGGCCAGCGCCGCCTGCTCGAGGAGTCCGCGGTCGACATCGTCGCCCCGGACGTGCCACGCGTCGGCGGGATGCGCGAGACGCGAAAGATCGCAACGCTCGCCGATCTCTACTACGTCCCGGTCGCGATGCACAACGTCTCCTCGCCCATCGGCACCGCGGCGTCGGCCCACGTCGCCACCGCCATTCCCAACGCGCTCGCCGTGGAGTTCCACTCCTACGAACTGGACTGGTGGGCGGACCTGATCGAGGAGGAGCCGATCGACGACGGCTACGTCCCGATCCCCGAGTCGCCCGGCCTCGGCGTCACGCTCGACCTGGATGTCGTCGCCGAGCATCTGGCCGAGGGACAGACGCTGTTCGACGAGGACTGA
- a CDS encoding TIGR01177 family methyltransferase gives MYGLELAGEDDAFAAREAACAARDVEVVAPGLATARGVDTDRFRTLAYTHRAIHLLGQCAASVDAARAVVDAASLSRSGTVAVRARDVRSTAGVDTRRAERALGATLVDRGFDVDLDDPDHELRVLFAADTCLVGWLVAESVRDYGARRPTDRPFFQPGSMAPLDARALVNLTGVEPGETLLDPMCGTGGVLIEAGLVGAHAVGVDAQRKMVRGARENLRAHLDTDFDLVRGDASRLPLADDAVAGVVFDAPYGRQSKIARHSLSDLVSGALAEAHRVAPRAVVVADRSWVEAARAAGWTVETTFERRVHRSLTRHILLLER, from the coding sequence GTGTACGGTCTCGAACTCGCTGGCGAGGACGACGCCTTCGCGGCGCGGGAGGCGGCGTGTGCAGCGCGGGATGTCGAGGTAGTCGCCCCCGGCCTCGCGACGGCTCGCGGCGTCGACACCGATCGCTTCCGGACGCTCGCGTACACCCACCGCGCGATCCACCTGCTCGGCCAGTGTGCGGCGAGCGTCGACGCGGCGCGAGCGGTCGTGGACGCCGCGTCGCTCTCGCGGTCGGGCACCGTCGCCGTCCGGGCGCGCGACGTGCGCTCGACGGCAGGCGTCGACACCCGGCGCGCCGAGCGGGCGCTCGGTGCCACCCTCGTCGACCGTGGTTTCGATGTCGACCTCGACGACCCCGACCACGAACTCCGGGTGCTCTTTGCGGCCGACACCTGTCTCGTCGGCTGGCTCGTCGCGGAGAGCGTCCGCGACTACGGGGCGCGCCGACCCACGGACCGCCCCTTCTTCCAGCCGGGGAGTATGGCGCCGCTGGACGCCCGCGCGCTCGTCAACCTGACCGGCGTCGAGCCCGGCGAAACCCTCCTCGATCCGATGTGTGGCACGGGCGGCGTGCTGATCGAGGCGGGTCTCGTGGGTGCCCACGCCGTCGGCGTCGACGCGCAACGAAAGATGGTCCGGGGCGCCCGCGAGAACCTGCGGGCACATCTCGACACCGACTTCGACCTCGTTCGCGGCGACGCGAGCCGGCTCCCGCTCGCCGACGACGCGGTCGCAGGCGTCGTCTTCGACGCGCCGTACGGCCGGCAGTCGAAAATCGCCCGGCACTCGCTGTCCGACCTCGTCTCGGGCGCGCTCGCGGAAGCTCACCGGGTGGCGCCGCGGGCGGTCGTCGTCGCCGACCGGTCGTGGGTCGAGGCCGCGCGGGCGGCGGGCTGGACCGTCGAAACCACGTTCGAGCGCCGGGTCCACCGGTCGCTCACGCGGCACATTCTCCTGTTGGAGCGGTGA
- a CDS encoding protein sorting system archaetidylserine decarboxylase: protein MRLAPGARRFALPPLVAAVPLAVLSPPLGALALALGGFVCWFFRDPERSPPPNGVVSPADGRVSVVREEDDRLRVGVFMNVTDVHVLRAPLSGTVTALTHRPGAHRPAFSKESDRNERVDIALGDAELSMIAGWFARRIYPYVAPEEDVARGDRVGHIAFGSRADILLPPEYGREDVLVAEGETVRAGETVVAQRE from the coding sequence ATGCGTCTGGCTCCCGGTGCGCGGCGGTTCGCGCTCCCGCCGCTCGTCGCGGCCGTTCCGCTCGCCGTGCTCTCGCCGCCGCTGGGTGCGCTCGCGCTCGCGCTGGGCGGCTTCGTCTGCTGGTTCTTCCGTGACCCCGAACGGTCGCCACCGCCGAACGGCGTCGTCTCGCCCGCCGACGGCCGCGTCTCCGTCGTCCGCGAAGAGGATGACCGCCTCCGCGTCGGCGTGTTCATGAACGTCACCGACGTCCACGTCCTCCGGGCGCCGCTGTCGGGCACCGTCACGGCGCTCACCCACCGCCCGGGCGCACACCGCCCCGCGTTCTCGAAGGAGTCCGACCGCAACGAGCGGGTCGATATCGCCCTCGGCGACGCCGAACTGTCGATGATCGCGGGGTGGTTCGCGCGGCGCATCTACCCCTACGTCGCGCCCGAGGAAGACGTGGCGCGCGGCGACCGGGTCGGACACATCGCCTTCGGCAGCCGGGCAGACATCCTCCTGCCGCCCGAATACGGCCGCGAGGACGTGCTAGTGGCCGAAGGCGAGACGGTGCGCGCAGGTGAGACAGTCGTCGCGCAACGGGAGTGA
- the eif1A gene encoding translation initiation factor eIF-1A — protein sequence MSDDENGGRQDLRMPDDDEVFAVVLDMLGANRVKVRCADGKERTARIPGRMQKRIWIREDDVVLVEPWDWQDEKADITWRYEKSEADQLRREGHIE from the coding sequence ATGAGCGACGACGAGAACGGCGGGCGACAGGACCTTCGAATGCCCGACGACGACGAGGTGTTCGCCGTCGTCTTGGACATGCTCGGGGCGAACCGGGTGAAGGTGCGTTGTGCCGACGGCAAGGAGCGGACCGCCCGTATTCCGGGGCGGATGCAGAAACGCATCTGGATCCGCGAGGACGACGTGGTCCTCGTCGAACCCTGGGACTGGCAGGACGAGAAGGCGGACATCACGTGGCGCTACGAGAAATCGGAGGCAGACCAGTTGCGCCGCGAAGGCCACATCGAGTAG
- a CDS encoding AAA family ATPase, with amino-acid sequence MDAPLWTETHAPSLEDLPQESVRDRLQRAVDEPMNLVVQGPPGSGKTAAVRALANEAHADPANDLVEINVADFFDRTKKEIKNDPRFEQFLTGRSRMAKRDMINRVLKESASYAPVSGDYKTIVLDNAEAIREDFQQALRRVMEQYHRTTQFVLVTRQPSTLIAPIRSRCFPVPVRAPTAAEIEAVLDDILAAEDVDYDDDGLEFLAGYADGDLRRAILAAQTTATQADEVTMATVHETVRDVGHDDALESILQDAAAGDLADARKTVGTLLDDEGYDGQSLLEDLLAAARKQYSGDDLARLHRLAGDIDLDLVTGTDDRLHLTHLLATWSVQDDPGTGA; translated from the coding sequence ATGGACGCTCCGCTGTGGACCGAGACGCACGCGCCGAGCCTCGAGGATCTGCCACAGGAGTCGGTCCGCGACCGCCTCCAGCGCGCGGTCGACGAGCCGATGAACCTCGTCGTGCAGGGGCCGCCGGGGTCGGGCAAGACGGCCGCGGTGCGAGCGCTCGCGAACGAGGCCCACGCCGACCCGGCGAACGACCTCGTGGAGATCAACGTCGCCGACTTCTTCGACCGGACGAAAAAGGAGATCAAGAACGACCCTCGGTTCGAGCAGTTCCTCACCGGTCGCTCCCGGATGGCGAAACGCGACATGATCAACCGCGTGCTGAAGGAGTCGGCGAGTTACGCCCCCGTTTCGGGTGACTACAAGACCATCGTCCTCGACAACGCCGAGGCGATCCGCGAGGACTTCCAGCAGGCGCTCCGCCGCGTGATGGAGCAGTACCACCGCACCACGCAGTTCGTCCTCGTCACGCGCCAGCCGTCGACGCTCATCGCCCCCATCCGATCCCGGTGTTTCCCGGTGCCGGTGCGGGCGCCGACGGCCGCCGAAATCGAGGCCGTCCTCGACGACATCCTCGCCGCGGAGGACGTGGACTACGACGACGACGGCCTGGAGTTCCTGGCGGGCTACGCCGACGGCGACCTCCGGCGGGCGATCCTGGCCGCCCAGACCACCGCGACCCAGGCGGACGAGGTGACGATGGCGACGGTCCACGAGACGGTGCGTGACGTGGGTCACGACGACGCACTCGAATCGATCCTGCAGGACGCGGCGGCCGGCGACCTGGCCGACGCGCGCAAGACCGTCGGCACCCTGCTCGACGACGAGGGCTACGACGGCCAGTCGCTGCTCGAAGACCTCCTAGCCGCCGCGCGCAAGCAGTACAGCGGCGACGACCTCGCGCGCCTCCACCGCCTTGCGGGCGACATCGACCTCGACCTGGTGACCGGCACGGACGACCGCCTCCATCTCACGCACCTGCTCGCGACGTGGAGCGTCCAGGACGATCCCGGGACGGGGGCCTGA
- a CDS encoding DUF460 domain-containing protein, whose translation MNTRTSALDALVFGVDVQSGDVRGDAPSYAVVAYDGENLDRDVVSFRKLRRLVEREEPALLATDNVYELATDRDDLVRFLRWLPGATRLVQVTGAERPEPLSRVASRHGVPYGKDPMQEAEAAARLAAANVGHEVTAFTDTTTVKVSRGRSTGSGGWSQDRYTRRIHGNVKARAREVEDLLDEENLEYERDVTEKYGGFSNAVFTVEAAPDDLPVSQSRSGDTRIEIERERRDGIEFEPLVKRRDRVLVGIDPGTTTAVAVVSLDGEVLDVYSTRTDDTAAVIEWLVERGRPIVVAADVEPMPETVEKFRRSFDADGWHPDSDLPVDEKLHRARDCTYDNDHERDALAAALFAFDDYADQFERITRKAPPQFDRGEIIDRVVTGEASVEAVVRDLSGDEESDDEETSHEPRELTPEERRIKRLERRADRLDEKVDELTDRLSEKDKRIAEYEEELSEARREERREARERREINRLERETDRLERERDEERERADRLEAKLERLKTLWKLDHSDFADVSEGRDLVPVKVIEQFTRDAIDAADEAYGLAAGDVVYLRDASGAGRSTAERLASTGPRVVLRDGNLSDAADQVLFDHDIPVAPADSVTIQEVDELAVARESEVEAAIADWAQRADEREQEQKSAMVDQIISEHRAESGD comes from the coding sequence GTGAACACCCGGACGAGTGCGCTCGACGCGCTGGTGTTCGGCGTCGACGTGCAGAGCGGCGACGTCCGCGGGGACGCCCCCTCGTATGCGGTGGTCGCTTACGACGGCGAGAACCTCGACCGAGACGTGGTGTCGTTCCGCAAACTACGGCGCCTCGTCGAACGCGAGGAACCGGCACTGCTCGCCACGGACAACGTCTACGAACTCGCCACTGACCGCGACGACCTCGTGCGATTCCTTCGGTGGCTCCCCGGCGCGACGCGCCTCGTACAGGTGACCGGTGCGGAGCGACCGGAACCCCTCTCGCGGGTCGCCTCGCGACACGGCGTCCCCTACGGCAAGGACCCGATGCAGGAGGCGGAGGCCGCCGCCCGTCTCGCCGCCGCGAACGTCGGCCACGAGGTGACGGCCTTCACGGATACGACGACGGTGAAGGTGTCCCGCGGCCGGTCGACGGGCAGTGGCGGGTGGAGCCAGGACCGCTACACCCGGCGCATCCACGGCAACGTGAAAGCCCGCGCCCGCGAAGTCGAGGATCTGCTCGACGAGGAGAATCTGGAGTACGAGCGCGACGTGACGGAGAAATACGGCGGGTTTTCGAACGCCGTCTTCACCGTCGAGGCCGCGCCCGACGACCTGCCGGTGTCGCAGTCGCGGTCCGGCGACACCCGCATCGAAATCGAGCGGGAGCGCCGGGACGGTATCGAGTTCGAGCCGCTGGTGAAGCGCCGCGACCGCGTGCTCGTCGGCATCGACCCCGGCACCACCACCGCCGTCGCCGTCGTCTCGCTCGACGGCGAGGTGCTCGACGTGTATTCGACGCGGACGGATGATACGGCGGCCGTCATCGAGTGGCTGGTCGAACGCGGGCGTCCCATCGTCGTCGCCGCCGACGTGGAACCGATGCCCGAGACGGTCGAGAAGTTCCGGCGGAGTTTCGACGCCGACGGCTGGCACCCCGATTCGGACCTGCCCGTCGACGAGAAACTCCACCGCGCCCGCGACTGCACCTACGACAACGACCACGAACGCGACGCGCTGGCGGCCGCCCTCTTCGCGTTCGACGACTACGCGGATCAGTTCGAGCGCATCACCCGGAAAGCGCCCCCGCAGTTCGACCGCGGCGAGATCATCGACCGCGTCGTCACGGGCGAGGCGTCCGTCGAGGCCGTGGTGCGCGACCTCTCGGGCGACGAGGAGAGCGACGACGAGGAGACGAGCCACGAACCCCGCGAGCTCACGCCCGAGGAGCGCCGCATCAAGCGCCTCGAACGCCGGGCGGATCGCCTCGACGAGAAGGTCGACGAACTCACGGATCGGCTGTCGGAGAAGGACAAACGCATCGCGGAGTACGAGGAGGAGTTGTCGGAGGCCCGCCGCGAGGAGCGCCGCGAGGCACGCGAGCGTCGCGAGATCAATCGCCTGGAGCGGGAGACGGATCGGCTGGAGCGCGAACGCGACGAGGAGCGCGAGCGCGCCGACCGCCTCGAAGCCAAACTCGAGCGGTTGAAGACGCTGTGGAAACTCGACCACTCGGACTTCGCCGACGTGTCCGAGGGTCGCGACCTCGTGCCGGTGAAAGTGATCGAGCAGTTCACCCGCGACGCCATCGATGCCGCCGACGAGGCCTACGGTCTCGCCGCCGGCGACGTGGTGTACCTCCGCGACGCGAGCGGGGCCGGGCGCTCGACCGCGGAGCGGCTCGCGTCGACCGGGCCACGGGTCGTCCTCCGCGACGGCAACCTCTCCGACGCCGCCGATCAGGTGCTCTTCGATCACGACATCCCCGTCGCACCCGCCGACAGCGTGACGATTCAGGAGGTGGACGAACTCGCCGTCGCCCGCGAGAGCGAGGTCGAGGCCGCCATCGCGGACTGGGCACAGCGCGCCGACGAGCGCGAACAGGAACAGAAATCGGCGATGGTCGATCAGATCATCAGCGAGCACCGCGCCGAGAGCGGCGACTAG